A stretch of the Pangasianodon hypophthalmus isolate fPanHyp1 chromosome 28, fPanHyp1.pri, whole genome shotgun sequence genome encodes the following:
- the rhoh gene encoding rho-related GTP-binding protein RhoH yields MMNGMTGTSVKCVLVGDCAVGKTALLVRFTSETFPDSYRPTVYENTGVDVFMDGIQISLGLWDTAGNDTFRQIRPMSYQQADVVLLCYSVANPTTLASIQQKWIAEVREYLPRVPVLVVGTQTDHREMGPYRDRCTTASEGKRVAHEIRAKGYLECSALINRGIQQVFECAVRTAVNQARKRTRRRLFDLNLCHLS; encoded by the coding sequence ATGATGAATGGGATGACCGGGACTTCTGTGAAGTGCGTACTTGTCGGCGACTGTGCTGTGGGCAAAACAGCATTGCTGGTGCGCTTCACCTCTGAGACATTCCCTGACAGCTACAGGCCCACCGTCTACGAAAACACTGGTGTAGATGTCTTCATGGATGGCATCCAGATCAGCTTGGGTTTATGGGACACAGCGGGGAATGACACATTCCGGCAGATCCGCCCCATGTCCTACCAGCAAGCTGATGTAGTCCTGCTGTGCTACTCAGTGGCAAACCCCACCACACTGGCCAGCATCCAACAGAAGTGGATAGCAGAGGTGCGAGAATATCTGCCTCGTGTGCCTGTCCTGGTGGTTGGCACTCAGACAGACCACCGGGAGATGGGGCCATATCGTGACCGCTGCACCACAGCATCAGAAGGCAAGAGGGTGGCTCATGAAATTCGAGCTAAAGGGTACCTGGAATGCTCTGCACTCATTAATCGTGGCATTCAGCAAGTGTTCGAATGTGCTGTCCGCACGGCTGTCAACCAGGCGCGCAAGCGAACACGGCGGAGACTCTTTGATCTGAATCTGTGCCACTTGTCTTGA